CGATAGTACGAGATCAGCCCTTCCATGGCCTCCGGGAGCGACAGGAGATCGGCCGTGCCGTCCACCTGGATCCAGTCGCCGTAGAAGCCGTCCGTGAAGACGCAGAGCGAGACGTTCGGGTCGCGGCGGGCGTTACGGACCTTCACCGCTGTTTCCCGGGTGCTGATGATGATCTGGTCACCCGCCACCCCCGCGGTCACCGGCGACATCTGCGGGCGCCCATCGCGATGCCTGGTGAGGAGGACGGCGTGGTGGTTGGTGCGGAGGAAGGCGAGTGCCTTGTCGAGATCCATCCAGCCATGATGACGCGCCCGCGCTTGGAGCACGGGCGCGAGGATGGATGGGCTTAGATGAAGCCCATGCGGTTACGGCGGTGCCGCTCGTGCTCGTGCACGATCGCGGCGGCGTAGCCGTGGGATAGCCCGTGCTCGTCCGCGAGCCAGTTGGCCCGTTCGTCGCACCTCAGAAAAGCCGGGCCGTTGTCGATGGCTTGAAACCACTCTGGGAGTTCGCGTCCCGTGATGGATGGGACCCTTGCGATGAGCTTTGTCTGCGTCTCCGGTGAGTGGTTCAAGGACATGGGCACCTCCGCGGATAACGGTCCTTGGTCTCGACCCTGCAACACCTACGCCCGAATGGCAACCCCCCAGCCAGGCATCATTTTGTGACGGCACGTAGATTTTCGGTCGCGTACGGCAAAGGGCCCCGCCGGAACGGCGAGGCCCTCGGGGGTTACGCGGAGGTTGACGATCAGTCGCTGCTGGTGAAATAGCTGACGAAGCGGAGCACCTCGAGGTAGATCCAGACCAGGCTCAGCGTCAGGCCGAACGCGCACTGCCAGGCGAACTTCTCCGGCGCGCCCTGACGGACGCCCTGCTCGATCGAGTCGAAGTCGAGCAGCAGGAAGAAGCAGCCGATCAGGATCATGACGATGCTGAACGCCCAGCCGATCGGGCTGTCGGTGCGCAGGCCGAGACCGCCGTCGGCGAACAGGCCGACGAGCATGTTGACCAGCAGCAGCCCGAGCGCCGCGATGCCCGCGGCGAGGCCGAACTTCACCAGCTTGGGCGTGACGCGGATGACCCGCAACGAGTAGACCGTCAGCACCGCGCCGAACGCGAACGCCGTGCCGAGCACGGCCTGCAGCACGATGCCGCTGATGGCTCCCTCGAAGACGGCGCTGATCTTGCCGAGGAACACGCCCTCGAAGGCGGCGTACGCCAGGATGAGCGCCGGGTTGGTGCTCTGCGTGAACGAGGCGATCAGCCCCAGGATCAGGGCGACGATGGCGGCGCCGACGGCGACCATGGGCGGGACGTTGAGGATCCACGCCGCGGCCGCGGCCACGACGAGCACCCCGAGGGTGAGGAAACCCGCGCACGACGACGTCGTCAAGTGTCATGGTGCGGTACGCGGGCCGGTGTGGGGGTCGCGTACGACGGGGCGTCGTACATGTTCTGCAACTGGCCGGGTGACGGTGTGGGCCCGGCCCAGCCTGCGGACTGCTGCCGCGACCTGCTGAAAACGGGTTCTTGACTGCTCCATCGCTGCCTCCGTGTGACGACGAGCCTCGGGGCGCTAGTCGTCACAGGAGGCAGCGATGGAGAGCTACAAGAACCCGTTTTCAGCAGGTCGCACGTGGGCAGCACGCAGTCCGCAGGCTGGGCCGGGCCATACGTCACCCGGCCAGTTGCAGAACATGATACGACGCCCCGTCGTACGCACGACCCACACCCGCCCCGCGTTACCGCACCATGACACTTGACGACGTCGTCGTGCGCGGGTTCCTCACCCTCGGGGTGCTCGTCGTGGCCGCTGGCCGCGGCGTGGATCCTCAACGTCCCGCCCATGGTCGCCGTTCGGCGCACCGCC
The Nonomuraea helvata genome window above contains:
- a CDS encoding Bax inhibitor-1/YccA family protein — its product is MTTSSCAGFLTLGVLVVAAAAAWILNVPPMVAVGAAIVALILGLIASFTQSTNPALILAYAAFEGVFLGKISAVFEGAISGIVLQAVLGTAFAFGAVLTVYSLRVIRVTPKLVKFGLAAGIAALGLLLVNMLVGLFADGGLGLRTDSPIGWAFSIVMILIGCFFLLLDFDSIEQGVRQGAPEKFAWQCAFGLTLSLVWIYLEVLRFVSYFTSSD
- a CDS encoding DUF4287 domain-containing protein, giving the protein MSLNHSPETQTKLIARVPSITGRELPEWFQAIDNGPAFLRCDERANWLADEHGLSHGYAAAIVHEHERHRRNRMGFI
- a CDS encoding PPOX class F420-dependent oxidoreductase is translated as MDLDKALAFLRTNHHAVLLTRHRDGRPQMSPVTAGVAGDQIIISTRETAVKVRNARRDPNVSLCVFTDGFYGDWIQVDGTADLLSLPEAMEGLISYYRDISGEHPDWDDYRAAMIRDRRLLLRITPTHAGPDFRG